A genomic region of Bradyrhizobium sp. ORS 278 contains the following coding sequences:
- the nifK gene encoding nitrogenase molybdenum-iron protein subunit beta, which yields MTQSAEHVLDHFELFRGPEYQQMLANKKKMFENPRDPAEVERIREWAKTPEYREKNFAREALTVNPAKACQPLGAVFVAVGFEKTLPFVHGSQGCVAYYRSHLSRHFKEPSSCVSSSMTEDAAVFGGLNNMIDGLANAYNMYKPKMIAVSTTCMAEVIGDDLNAFIKTSKEKGSVPAEYDVPFAHTPAFVGSHVTGYDNAMKGILDHFWDGKAGTAPKLERVPNEKINFIGGFDGYTVGNIREVKHIFEEMGIEYTILGDNSNVFDTPTDGEFRMYEGGTTLEDAANAVHAKATISMQHYCTEKTLPFIANHGQETVSFHHPVGVSGTDAFVMALSRISGKEIPESLAVERGRLVDAIADSSAHIHGKKFAIYGDPDLCLGLASFLLELGAEPTHVLATNGNKEWAERVQAVFDASPFGKNCHVYPGKDLWHMRSLLFTEPVDFLIGNTYGKYLERDTGTPLIRIGFPIFDRHHKHRYPVWGYQGGLNVLVTILDKIFDEIDRNTNVPAKSDYSFDIIR from the coding sequence ATGACACAGTCTGCCGAACATGTGCTCGATCACTTCGAGCTTTTCCGTGGTCCCGAATACCAGCAGATGCTGGCCAACAAGAAGAAGATGTTCGAAAATCCGCGCGATCCCGCGGAAGTCGAGCGCATCCGCGAATGGGCCAAGACGCCCGAATATCGCGAGAAGAATTTTGCCCGCGAGGCGCTGACCGTCAACCCGGCCAAGGCCTGCCAGCCGCTCGGCGCCGTGTTCGTCGCCGTCGGCTTCGAAAAGACCTTGCCGTTCGTGCACGGCTCGCAGGGTTGCGTCGCCTATTATCGCAGCCATCTGTCGCGCCACTTCAAGGAGCCGAGCTCCTGCGTGTCGTCGTCGATGACCGAGGACGCAGCCGTGTTCGGCGGCCTCAACAACATGATCGACGGCCTCGCCAACGCCTACAACATGTACAAGCCGAAGATGATCGCGGTGTCGACCACCTGCATGGCGGAAGTCATCGGTGACGACCTCAACGCCTTCATCAAGACCTCGAAGGAAAAGGGCTCGGTTCCGGCCGAGTACGACGTTCCCTTCGCTCACACCCCGGCTTTCGTCGGCAGCCACGTCACCGGCTACGACAACGCGATGAAGGGCATTCTCGACCACTTCTGGGACGGCAAGGCCGGCACCGCGCCGAAGCTGGAGCGCGTTCCGAACGAGAAGATCAACTTCATCGGCGGCTTCGACGGCTACACCGTCGGCAACATCCGCGAGGTCAAGCACATCTTCGAGGAGATGGGGATCGAGTACACCATCCTCGGCGACAACTCGAATGTGTTCGACACGCCGACCGACGGCGAGTTCCGCATGTATGAGGGCGGCACGACCCTGGAAGACGCGGCCAATGCCGTTCACGCCAAGGCGACGATCTCGATGCAGCACTATTGCACCGAGAAGACGCTGCCCTTCATCGCCAACCATGGCCAGGAAACGGTCTCGTTCCATCACCCGGTCGGCGTCTCCGGCACCGACGCCTTCGTGATGGCGCTGTCGCGCATCTCGGGCAAGGAGATCCCGGAATCGCTCGCCGTCGAGCGCGGCCGCCTGGTCGACGCGATCGCCGACTCCAGCGCGCACATCCATGGCAAGAAGTTCGCGATCTATGGCGATCCGGACCTCTGCCTCGGCCTCGCCTCGTTCCTGCTGGAGCTCGGCGCCGAGCCGACCCATGTGCTCGCCACCAACGGCAACAAGGAGTGGGCGGAGCGCGTGCAGGCGGTGTTCGATGCCTCGCCGTTCGGCAAGAACTGCCACGTGTATCCCGGCAAGGATCTCTGGCACATGCGCTCGCTGCTGTTCACCGAGCCGGTCGACTTCCTGATCGGCAACACCTACGGCAAGTACCTGGAGCGCGACACCGGCACGCCGCTGATCCGCATCGGCTTCCCGATCTTCGATCGCCACCACAAGCATCGCTATCCGGTGTGGGGCTATCAGGGCGGCCTGAACGTGCTGGTCACGATCCTCGACAAGATCTTCGACGAGATCGATCGCAACACCAACGTGCCGGCCAAGTCGGACTACAGCTTCGACATCATCCGCTAA